A window of the Acidimicrobiia bacterium genome harbors these coding sequences:
- a CDS encoding YciI family protein, whose amino-acid sequence MKYVMFYESAPDVATRAAPHFAAHVERLNEFHDRGVLLMVGTFGDPQNEGSMAVFTTREAVEEFVAGDPFVRNGVVANWYVREWNEIYSDES is encoded by the coding sequence GTGAAGTACGTCATGTTCTACGAGTCGGCGCCCGACGTCGCGACGAGGGCGGCGCCGCACTTCGCCGCGCACGTCGAGCGCCTGAACGAGTTCCACGACCGGGGCGTCCTGCTCATGGTGGGGACCTTCGGCGACCCGCAGAACGAGGGTTCGATGGCCGTGTTCACGACGCGCGAGGCCGTCGAGGAGTTCGTCGCGGGCGATCCGTTCGTGCGCAACGGCGTGGTCGCGAACTGGTACGTGCGCGAGTGGAACGAGATCTACTCGGACGAGTCGTAG
- a CDS encoding coniferyl-alcohol dehydrogenase gives MEDVLGYQGKQVVVTGAASGMGRAAAGILVDVGANVVSVDVKPTDAKVALHLEVDLRDRNAIDRAVASIDGPVHAVFSVAGLPGAPFSDLDTVLVNFVGARHLIESLVPVMPEGSAAACVASNAGLGWQQNLENLLPLVSTPDFESAKAYCEANPGKIATGYFPSKQLLNAWVAWRGASLMAERGIRLNCTNPGPTTTPMMPAFEEQNGKELIDAFIGPSGRRSLPEEQAWPLVFLNSPRCSYVAGEALHVDGGFLGAMTTGQLQVDMPNLA, from the coding sequence ATGGAAGACGTCCTCGGCTACCAGGGCAAGCAGGTCGTCGTCACCGGAGCGGCGTCCGGGATGGGACGGGCCGCCGCGGGCATCCTCGTCGACGTCGGCGCGAACGTCGTGTCGGTCGACGTGAAGCCGACGGACGCGAAGGTCGCGCTCCATCTCGAGGTCGACCTGCGTGACCGGAACGCGATCGACCGCGCGGTCGCGTCGATCGACGGCCCCGTCCACGCGGTCTTCAGCGTCGCGGGGCTGCCGGGCGCCCCGTTCTCGGACCTCGACACCGTGCTCGTGAACTTCGTCGGGGCGCGCCACCTCATCGAGTCGCTCGTACCGGTCATGCCGGAGGGATCCGCGGCCGCGTGCGTCGCGTCGAACGCGGGCCTCGGGTGGCAGCAGAACCTCGAGAACCTGCTCCCGCTGGTCAGCACACCGGACTTCGAGAGCGCCAAGGCCTACTGCGAGGCGAACCCGGGCAAGATCGCGACGGGCTACTTCCCGTCGAAGCAACTGCTCAACGCGTGGGTGGCCTGGCGTGGCGCGTCGCTCATGGCCGAGCGCGGCATCCGGCTCAACTGCACGAACCCGGGGCCCACGACGACGCCGATGATGCCCGCGTTCGAGGAGCAGAACGGCAAGGAGCTGATCGACGCGTTCATCGGGCCGTCGGGCCGGCGGTCGCTCCCCGAGGAGCAGGCGTGGCCGCTCGTGTTCCTCAACAGCCCGCGCTGCAGCTACGTCGCGGGCGAGGCGCTCCACGTCGACGGCGGGTTCCTCGGGGCGATGACGACCGGGCAGCTGCAGGTCGACATGCCGAACCTGGCCTGA
- a CDS encoding NADPH-dependent FMN reductase — protein MERILLVSGSLRRGSTNTGLLLAARDVMPDGFAGVLYEGMRTLPHFDPDDDAEPLDPAVAGLRGAIADARAVVLSTPEYAGGLPGSFKNLLDWTIGGHEIFGKPVAWWNASTSPTGAASAMRRCERCSGTRAATSSKRRARTSRSAATS, from the coding sequence GTGGAACGGATCCTGCTCGTCTCCGGCAGTCTGCGGCGGGGATCGACGAACACCGGCCTGCTCCTCGCCGCGCGCGACGTGATGCCCGACGGCTTCGCCGGCGTGCTGTACGAGGGGATGCGCACGCTCCCCCACTTCGACCCCGACGACGACGCGGAGCCGCTCGATCCCGCGGTCGCCGGGCTCCGCGGCGCGATCGCCGACGCGCGCGCCGTGGTGCTCTCGACGCCCGAGTACGCGGGCGGGCTGCCGGGCTCGTTCAAGAACCTCCTCGACTGGACGATCGGCGGCCACGAGATCTTCGGCAAGCCCGTCGCGTGGTGGAACGCGTCGACGTCGCCGACGGGCGCGGCGAGCGCCATGCGTCGCTGCGAACGGTGCTCGGGTACGCGGGCTGCGACGTCGTCGAAGAGGCGTGCGCGGACATCCCGGTCCGCCGCGACGTCGTGA
- a CDS encoding DUF2269 domain-containing protein, with translation MKRGGRQATVTLQGTGRVRLRGRAHKLALTVHVLTAVGWFGAAGFVAFALIVAGTTGDARLASALYRTIETSVWLTIPLGVVTLVDGAVLSVGTIWGLVRHWWVVAKIAIVVVVVVTDATLVRAGAHDALTGGSAGRAMYGPVIAHCVVLTVATALSVFKPRGRTPFGRARADARPAP, from the coding sequence GTGAAGCGTGGCGGACGCCAGGCGACCGTGACGCTTCAGGGAACGGGCCGGGTCCGGCTCCGCGGGCGCGCGCACAAGCTCGCGCTCACCGTGCACGTCCTCACCGCGGTGGGCTGGTTCGGCGCAGCCGGGTTCGTCGCGTTCGCGCTGATCGTCGCGGGGACGACGGGCGACGCGCGGCTCGCATCCGCGCTCTACCGCACGATCGAGACGTCGGTCTGGCTCACGATCCCGCTCGGTGTCGTGACGCTCGTCGACGGCGCGGTGCTGTCGGTGGGGACGATCTGGGGCCTCGTCCGTCATTGGTGGGTCGTCGCGAAGATCGCGATCGTGGTCGTCGTCGTGGTGACGGACGCGACGCTCGTCCGCGCCGGCGCGCACGACGCGCTCACGGGCGGGTCGGCCGGTCGCGCGATGTACGGACCGGTGATCGCGCACTGCGTCGTCCTGACCGTCGCGACGGCGCTCTCCGTGTTCAAGCCCCGGGGCCGGACACCGTTCGGTCGAGCGCGCGCAGATGCGCGACCAGCGCCGTGA
- a CDS encoding FtsX-like permease family protein, whose translation MLKTSLRSVWHRRRRVLGICVAVTIGVAFLTGTLVLGDTLKTNFDRLFAETSAGTSVVVRNATAVQSDRQFDADRGLVDEALVARVRAVPGVADAQGQVAGYGLLIGRDGSAVGGNGPPRMAGSWITDPVLNPYRLVQGRAPAAPDEVVINRGAAKSGDLHVGDTATVQTPEPITVRIVGIATFGDADGFGQATFTAFTLPSAQTNVTHQPGRVSSIVVRADRGVSATTLRARVSRVLPRGVQAITGQQLTNERIDRVSSAFLDMLRAFLVVFAAIALVVAALSINNTFSITVAQRTRELALMRAVGASRRQVRAIVTFEALAIGGVSALVGLVAGLGVAGLLKGMFDAFGFALPAGGLAVRTSSLAIAFVAGVLATLLASQLPARRASSVAPVAALAESSAEAPGIGGGRTIAGGALAAAGVAGAVAGALGGSITLAGPAALVLVVGSLMLAPVALGPVSHAIGAVLGRLRPTSASFAEQNARRNPRRTTATVTALVVGVAVVSLFTLFVASLKATLDQQVQTGLRADLVLSSPSFGGGRLSPSVATDVARSPVVTRAVGLGEATFLLDGKTTTASVADTTQIGRVMRFDTVAGSVPRVSPDGIAVSRSEASAHGWHVGSRVELTFGGGAREQATVRAVYDHADLLDDVLVPSSLWARHTAQPTDTVVFVSTRPGVSFAAAKRALDPVATHNGATVQDLSQYASSSSAGLNTMLGIVYVMLALAVLIALLGIANTLSLAVYERRRELGLLRAVGQTRAQLRSVLRFESLITSTFGTVLGLLLGGFLGWVFAVVSGAGTFSLPVVQLAVVAVLGAVAGVLAAVRPARRAARLPVLESIGAL comes from the coding sequence ATGCTGAAGACCAGCCTGCGCTCCGTGTGGCACCGCCGCCGGCGCGTGCTCGGCATCTGCGTCGCGGTGACGATCGGCGTCGCGTTCCTCACCGGCACGCTCGTGCTCGGCGACACGCTGAAGACGAACTTCGATCGCCTCTTCGCGGAGACGTCCGCGGGGACGAGCGTCGTCGTGCGGAACGCGACGGCCGTGCAGTCCGATCGTCAGTTCGACGCCGACCGCGGTCTCGTGGACGAAGCGCTCGTCGCGCGCGTGCGCGCCGTACCCGGCGTCGCGGACGCGCAGGGCCAGGTCGCCGGGTACGGGCTCCTGATCGGCCGTGACGGATCCGCGGTCGGCGGCAACGGCCCGCCCCGCATGGCCGGGAGCTGGATCACCGATCCCGTGCTCAACCCGTACCGGCTCGTGCAGGGCCGCGCGCCCGCCGCACCCGACGAGGTCGTGATCAACCGCGGCGCCGCGAAGTCCGGCGACCTCCACGTCGGCGACACCGCGACCGTGCAGACGCCGGAGCCGATCACCGTGCGCATCGTCGGCATCGCGACCTTCGGTGACGCCGACGGCTTCGGCCAGGCCACGTTCACGGCGTTCACGCTCCCGTCCGCGCAGACGAACGTCACGCACCAGCCCGGTCGCGTGTCGTCGATCGTCGTGCGCGCCGACCGCGGCGTCTCCGCCACGACGCTGCGCGCCCGTGTCAGCCGGGTCCTCCCGAGGGGCGTGCAGGCGATCACGGGCCAGCAGCTCACGAACGAGCGGATCGACCGCGTGTCGAGCGCGTTCCTCGACATGCTCCGCGCGTTCCTCGTGGTGTTCGCCGCGATCGCGCTCGTGGTCGCGGCGCTGAGCATCAACAACACGTTCTCGATCACGGTCGCGCAGCGGACGCGCGAGCTCGCGCTGATGCGCGCGGTCGGTGCGTCGCGGCGGCAGGTCCGGGCGATCGTGACGTTCGAGGCGCTCGCGATCGGCGGCGTGTCGGCGCTCGTCGGTCTCGTCGCCGGACTGGGCGTCGCCGGGCTCCTCAAGGGGATGTTCGACGCGTTTGGCTTCGCACTCCCCGCCGGCGGGCTCGCCGTCCGCACGTCGTCGCTCGCCATCGCGTTCGTCGCCGGCGTCCTCGCCACGCTCCTCGCGTCGCAGCTGCCCGCGCGTCGTGCGTCGAGCGTCGCGCCCGTCGCGGCGCTCGCCGAGTCGAGCGCCGAGGCACCCGGCATCGGCGGGGGCCGGACCATCGCGGGTGGCGCGCTCGCGGCCGCTGGCGTCGCCGGCGCGGTCGCGGGCGCGCTCGGCGGCAGCATCACGCTTGCCGGCCCCGCCGCGCTCGTGCTGGTCGTCGGGTCGTTGATGCTCGCGCCCGTCGCGCTCGGCCCGGTGTCGCACGCGATCGGCGCGGTGCTCGGCCGCCTCCGCCCGACGTCCGCGTCGTTCGCGGAGCAGAACGCGCGGCGCAACCCACGACGGACGACCGCGACCGTGACCGCGCTCGTCGTCGGCGTCGCGGTCGTGTCGCTCTTCACGCTGTTCGTCGCGTCGCTGAAGGCGACGCTCGACCAGCAGGTGCAGACGGGCCTGCGCGCGGACCTCGTCCTGAGCAGCCCGTCGTTCGGCGGCGGGCGACTCAGCCCGTCCGTCGCCACGGACGTCGCGCGGTCACCCGTCGTGACGCGTGCCGTCGGGCTCGGCGAGGCGACGTTCCTCCTCGACGGGAAGACGACGACCGCGTCTGTGGCTGACACGACCCAGATCGGTCGCGTCATGCGGTTCGACACCGTCGCGGGCTCGGTGCCGCGGGTCAGCCCGGACGGGATCGCGGTCTCGCGGTCCGAGGCGTCGGCGCACGGGTGGCACGTCGGATCACGCGTCGAGCTGACGTTCGGCGGTGGCGCGCGCGAGCAGGCGACCGTTCGCGCCGTCTACGACCACGCCGATCTGCTCGACGACGTGCTCGTGCCGAGCTCGCTGTGGGCGCGGCACACGGCGCAGCCGACCGACACCGTCGTGTTCGTGTCGACGCGGCCGGGCGTGTCGTTCGCGGCCGCGAAGCGCGCCCTGGATCCCGTCGCGACGCACAACGGCGCGACCGTCCAGGACCTGTCGCAGTACGCCAGCTCGTCGAGCGCGGGACTGAACACGATGCTCGGCATCGTGTACGTGATGCTCGCGCTCGCGGTGCTGATCGCGTTGCTCGGCATCGCGAACACGCTCTCGCTCGCCGTGTACGAGCGCCGCCGCGAGCTCGGGCTGCTGCGTGCCGTCGGCCAGACGCGCGCGCAGCTCCGGTCCGTGCTGCGGTTCGAGTCGCTCATCACGTCGACGTTCGGCACGGTCCTCGGCCTGCTGCTCGGCGGGTTCCTCGGCTGGGTGTTCGCCGTCGTGTCCGGCGCGGGGACGTTCTCGCTCCCCGTCGTGCAGCTGGCTGTCGTCGCGGTGCTGGGCGCGGTCGCGGGCGTGCTCGCTGCGGTCCGTCCGGCGCGGCGCGCGGCACGTCTGCCCGTCCTCGAGTCGATCGGGGCGCTGTGA
- a CDS encoding ABC transporter ATP-binding protein has translation MTTTSTTGTTTGTLLAAPAARAEHATKIYGTGDAAVRALDDVTLDIPRGRLTAVMGPSGSGKSTLLHCMAGLDVVTSGRVLVDEQDLAELSDRELTVLRRTRIGFVFQAFNLVPTMTAIENVVLPFTLGGARPDRAWLDTVVETVGLRDRLHHRPSELSGGQQQRVAVARALVTRPEIVFADEPTGNLDSRAGAEVLGFLRRAVDDFDQTVVMVTHDAIAASFADAVVFLADGRVVDRMDAPTTQRVFDRMRAFDRAHELGA, from the coding sequence ATGACGACCACCTCGACGACCGGCACGACGACCGGCACGCTCCTCGCCGCACCTGCCGCCCGGGCCGAGCACGCCACGAAGATCTACGGGACCGGCGACGCCGCGGTGCGCGCGCTCGACGACGTCACGCTCGACATCCCACGCGGCCGGCTCACCGCCGTCATGGGCCCGTCCGGGTCGGGCAAGTCGACGCTCCTGCACTGCATGGCCGGCCTCGACGTCGTGACGTCGGGCCGCGTGCTCGTCGACGAGCAGGACCTCGCCGAGCTGTCCGACCGCGAGCTGACCGTCCTGCGCCGCACGCGGATCGGCTTCGTGTTCCAGGCGTTCAACCTCGTCCCGACGATGACGGCGATCGAGAACGTCGTCCTGCCGTTCACACTCGGTGGCGCTCGTCCCGATCGCGCGTGGCTCGACACCGTCGTCGAGACGGTCGGTCTGCGCGACCGGCTGCACCACCGTCCGAGCGAGCTGTCGGGCGGACAGCAGCAGCGGGTCGCGGTGGCCCGCGCGCTCGTCACGCGACCCGAGATCGTCTTCGCCGACGAGCCGACCGGGAACCTCGACTCGCGGGCCGGCGCGGAGGTGCTGGGCTTCCTGCGCCGCGCGGTCGACGACTTCGACCAGACCGTCGTCATGGTCACGCACGACGCGATCGCGGCGTCGTTCGCGGACGCGGTCGTGTTCCTCGCCGACGGTCGCGTCGTCGACCGGATGGACGCGCCGACGACTCAGCGTGTGTTCGACCGCATGCGCGCGTTCGACCGCGCGCACGAGCTGGGGGCCTGA
- a CDS encoding histidine kinase, translated as MPAFTAERPPRSARARTIAIEVALVAGSALVELGATAVAAGHQSRGDLGAAGIALLAAGIAVLPLRRRFPIGVLAATLATTLAYWSLGYPRGPIFVALVVAFGYVVLRGLRAAAVTSLVIGFLTFPWLGYLIGRGKAPQLHVVGALAAWLLVLLTVAELIRSRRERAREAERSRVESAQRRASEERLRIAQELHDVVAHSMSLINLRAGIALHLMDQDPQQARAALTTIKDVSKVGLVELRSILGVLRQAGGPDDGAPRMPTPSLDQLDVLVDRARTSGVRVRLDADPDLGALPSNVDLAAYRIVQESLTNVARHGERPEADVRLHRDGDALEIRIVNAGSRQRMTRHATDGGSGIVGMRERAASVGGVLDAGPRADGTFEVRARLPVTPGS; from the coding sequence ATGCCAGCGTTCACGGCTGAGCGCCCGCCGAGGAGCGCGCGGGCCCGGACGATCGCGATCGAGGTCGCGCTCGTGGCGGGCAGCGCGCTCGTCGAGCTGGGCGCGACCGCGGTCGCGGCGGGCCACCAGAGCCGCGGCGATCTCGGCGCGGCCGGGATCGCGCTGCTCGCGGCCGGGATCGCGGTGCTGCCGCTGCGGCGGCGCTTCCCGATCGGCGTGCTCGCCGCCACGCTGGCGACGACGCTCGCGTACTGGTCGCTCGGCTACCCGCGCGGGCCGATCTTCGTCGCGCTCGTCGTCGCGTTCGGCTACGTGGTGCTGCGCGGGTTGCGCGCCGCCGCGGTGACCTCGCTCGTGATCGGGTTCCTCACGTTCCCGTGGCTCGGGTACCTCATCGGGCGCGGCAAGGCGCCGCAGTTGCACGTCGTCGGCGCGCTCGCGGCGTGGCTGCTCGTGCTGCTCACGGTCGCGGAGCTGATCCGGAGCCGCCGGGAGCGGGCACGAGAGGCGGAGCGCTCACGGGTCGAGAGCGCGCAGCGGCGTGCGAGCGAGGAGCGGCTGCGGATCGCGCAGGAGCTACACGACGTCGTCGCGCACAGCATGTCGCTCATCAACCTGCGGGCCGGGATCGCGCTCCACCTCATGGATCAGGACCCGCAGCAGGCGCGCGCCGCGCTGACGACGATCAAGGACGTCAGCAAGGTCGGGCTCGTCGAGCTCCGGTCGATCCTCGGCGTGCTGCGACAGGCCGGCGGTCCGGACGACGGCGCGCCCCGGATGCCGACGCCGTCGCTCGACCAGCTCGACGTGCTCGTCGACCGGGCGCGCACGAGCGGTGTGCGCGTCCGGCTCGACGCGGACCCCGACCTGGGCGCGCTGCCGAGCAACGTCGACCTCGCCGCGTACCGGATCGTGCAGGAGTCGTTGACGAACGTCGCGCGTCACGGCGAGCGGCCCGAGGCGGACGTGCGTCTGCACCGTGACGGCGACGCGCTGGAGATCCGCATCGTGAACGCGGGGTCGCGACAACGGATGACGCGTCACGCGACGGACGGCGGCTCCGGGATCGTCGGCATGCGGGAGCGGGCGGCGTCGGTCGGCGGGGTGCTGGACGCCGGGCCGCGCGCCGACGGCACGTTCGAGGTGCGGGCGCGACTCCCCGTCACGCCGGGATCGTGA